The DNA sequence CGGCCACGCCCAGCCAGGACAGCGTGTTCTGTGcccagctgcagcgcttccacaTGGGCAGCATGAACGAGCGCGGTCTGCACAGCTGGCACGCCGACAACTGCTACAAGAAGTTCCCCTTCCTGTGCAAGCGCCGTGCGTACCGCCCTTCCGCCAATCACCTGTTGCCTTCACTGACCTCCACCAATCACCTGTCGCCTTCACTGACCTCCACCAATCACCTGTCGCCTTCACTGACCTCCACCAATCACCTGTCGCCTTCACTGACATCCACTAACGAGCATATTCCACCTGTTAACACCCCCCTGCTGTCACCGCCTCCGCCTCCACCAATCACCTGTCGGCTTCACTAACCTCCACCAATGAGCGCACTCCACCTATAAACACCCCCTTGCTGTCACCGACTCCCCCTCCACTCATACCCAACGCTGCCCTCTACATTCCACTGGCTGCTCAGCTTATCATTTGCTGTGTTTCAGGGCGTTGAGGATaacgtgtgtatctgtgtgtgtcctgtgtgcgtgtgtctgtgcgtatgtgtctgtatgtgtgtgtgtgtatgtgtgtgtctgtgcgtatgtgtctgtatgtgtatgtatgtgtgtgtgtgtgtgtgtgtctgtgcgtatgtgtctgtatgtgtgtgtgtgtgtctgtgcgtatgtgtctgtatgtgtgtgtgtgtgtgtgtgtgtctctgtctctgcgtatgtgtctatgtgtatgtgtatgtgtgtgtctgtgcgtgtgcctgtgtgtgtgtatgtgtatgtgtctgtgtgtgtgtgtgtgtgtgtgtgtgtgtgtgtgcgcatgtgtgtttatatgggCGTATCCTGTGCGTGCGCGTTGCAGGGCAGACGTGCGTGGACATCAAGGACAACGTGGTGAGCGAGGGCTTCTACTTCACGCCCAAGGGGGACGACCCGTGCCTGAGCTGCACGTGTCACGCGGGCGAGCCGGAGATGTGCGTGGCGGCGCTCTGCGAGCGGCCCCAGGGCTGCCAGCACTTCCGCAAGGACCCCAAGCAGTGCTGCAAGTTCACCTGCCTGGACCCCGGTACGACctccgacccctgacccccgaccccaGCACCAcaacctgcctgcctgctcgcGTCATCCACAGCACGCGGCTCTGGGTTAATGTACCCGATgttaatgtaaatgtgtgtgtgtgtgtgtgtgtgtgtgtgtgggcagtacAGACGTGTGTTTCAGGCCTAGTTAATTAGGGTGGAGATGTGATAGAAAGGCTTGTACGCTATCATTGGACTGTAATATaagtctcagtgtcagtgtttaTCTCTGTCACCAGGTggtgctgtttgtctgtgtgtgttttctcctgCACTGGAAGTGGCTTTCTATGAACGTTTAATCAATTTACCTCATCAAAGCTGCCAACTTTATCACTGGCATGGCACAGTGATCTGAATCTGATTTTAGAGGGTTTATTCTTCATGTCAGCTGTAGTAATTACCTGTGATATCTATGGTTCTTCTGTTCTCAGTGCTGATGTGTCATACTGTCTCTCTTATTGCTGTTATCTGTGGTACTTCCTCTTACTCAGTGGTGCTGATATCTGtgttactttctctctctcagtgctgatATCTGTGttactttctctctgtcagtgctgaTATCTGTGCTCTTTCCTCCTGCAGATGGGAGCAGTCTGTTTGACTCCATGGCGAGTGGGATGCGATTGATCGTCAGCTGcatctcctccttcctcatcctctccctcctgctcttcaTGGTGCATCGTCTGCGGCAGCGCCGGAGGGAACGCATTGAGACGCTCATCGGAGGCAACCGTACGCCCGCCCCTCACTGACACTGACatatgacccctgaccccaccaCATTTCACTGACACTGACCTATGACCCCACCGCATTTCACTGACACTGACCTATGACCCCACTGCATTTCACTGAGACTGACCTATGACCCCACCGCATTTCACTGagactgacctctgaccccaccaCATTTCACTGAGACTGACCTGTGACCCCACCACATTTCACTGAGACTGACCTGTGACCCCACTGAATTTCACTGAGACTGACCTATGACCCCACTGCATTTCACTGACCCTGACCTATGACCCCACTGCATTTCACTGAGACTGACCTACGACCCCACTGCATTTCACTGACACTGATTTATGACCTGTGACCCTTCCACACATTGACGCACCAGCAGTGTACATTGCAATGATGATATCAACAGAAGATGGAGAGTctcctattatttttttccccaaatccgtcattttcccagaatgcagtgaaTGGTTTTTGTGTTACGGGCTAGtgagaaagaaatgcatttgataTGGGAGACTGTAGTTTCATTCAGGTGAATGGGATGTTGCAGACAAATGTctttacttttaaaacaaaatatttcttttcaaaCTATTACAAGTACATTTTTCTTGCAGATATGTACTAACCACAGTAAGGACCTTTCATTACAGGATACAATTCTCCTTtaacttcctctctctcctccccccctccccccagtgcaTCATTTTAACCTGGGACGTAGAGTTCCTGGGTTCGATTACGCACCGGATGCGTTTGGGACAGGCCTGACCCCACTGCACCTCTCTGAcgacggggaggggggtgcattTCATTTCCAGGAGCCCCCCCCGCCCTACTACAAATACCCAgacatccccccacccccctacgaGGCATCAATCAACCCCAACAGCGCCCTCTACCTGCAGCTCGGTACGGTCTACCACACAACTTGtactgcacgcacgcacgcacacacacacacacacacacaaactcttgGGCGCGCACGCATAATCCTGTCGCGTTTCTCCCCCCTCAGGGCGGGACGTTCCTCCGCCGCCCAATGGCAGCCAGCCGGAGGCGGAGCCCGGGGAGCCCCAGCAGGAAGTCCCcgcctccggccccgcccccggggagCACCGCCCCTCGCAGCAGCGCGAGGACTCCATCGACAGCAGCACCCTGCTGGTGGGGCCGGACACGCCCACCGATGGCGACGCCGCGGGCGCCGCGGCGACAGACCGCCCCGGCAACGGCACGCTCAGCACGGCGGTGTAGGGCGGTGTGCAGGGCGACTCGGGTTCGATCGACAGCACAACTCTGCTCCCATCGCTGGACACTAAGACGGGTCTGCGGAGGATTTTACATTTAagtttctttcaaaaaataaaagaataaaaaacagaacaaagaccTGAAACGGATTTTACCCGCCGCGGTTTGGACTTTAGCTCTTCCGACGCGTCGCTCCGTTACACTCAGTTCTGTCCCCATCTCAGCGTTCCAACACAGTGGCTCAAACGCAGGCTTTACCGAATCCACTTTCGCTGACTGTGCTCATATGGCTAACGTACCATTggtcaagggtcaggggtcagagtcTGGCTTTCATATGGACTCATTTGCCAAGGTGTGCGGAGCTCAAactcgtgtgtgtatgtgtgtgtgagagaatcagagagcgtgcatgcatgtgtgcgtaggGGTGGGGACTTCTGTAACGTAGGTGTTCAGGCATCATGGAAGAGGAGCATCGTTATTTCTCTTAAAATGTCTTGTGTGAGATGTCAAGTAGATTTTATTAGTCTTTGCCAtaacatctgtgtgtgtgtgtgtgtgtgtgtgtataaatgtgtgtgtatatatgtatgtatatgtaccCACTcttacatgtacatacatagactcacacacacacacaaatgcacacttaTGGAAAACTGCTAATTCTCTGCAGGTCATCTGTGGTGCATTACCAATTAGAGAATTTTACaattatgtgtttgtatttttaaaatgagtataTAATCAAGAAAGGAACACCACACCATTAACTTCTGCTGCTGTACTGCTGTCAGACTGAACACCATTGAGTTAATGCACtctgtgtacagtgtgagactgaacactgcagagTTTATGTGCTCAGGGTAGCAGTGTgagactgaacactgcagagTTAATGCACtctgtgtacagtgtgagactgaacactgcagagTTAATGTGCTCAGGGTAGCAGTGTGAGACTAAGCACTGCAGCGTTAGTTGTGGTCAGTGGGAGTCTGAATACTATCATTTCTAGCTCATTAACTCCTGCAAGACAGAAAACTTGATTTTGTGACACTAATGAGCACTCTGCATGTCCAGCctctggggtcaaaggtcagaggtcataggTCTGCAGAAGAGCTGTGTCCTGTGAGCGGACCGGTGAAGTTCAGTCCTGAGTGGGATAAGCGGGTAAAATGTGTTGCTCTGTAGAAGCTGGCCTCAGCGCCGGGTCAAAGCCAACACGGCACCTTCTCTGGCCCTCCTCCCTCTGGGATTGCTTCCgttcaactgtttttttatttgtgatcccccccccccccccacattgaCAATCTTGTGTAGAAAATCCACGCGCTCGcgtagtaataaaataaactatttacGGCGCTCAAATGAAACGTGTAGCTGTACACAGTCAGTGGCTGGTGCGAGGCGATGCTAAAGTAAATGGCTGTGCATTCATGGCCCCGCgggacacaggaacacagagctGATGTTCTCTACCGCTACCAACGACGCCTTCGTGTTCGGCTCATTCCGCTCAAGGTGTGCACAGCAATGTTTTCCCCTACATCAACGACTGCTACCTGCGCgcgaatgcgtgtgtgtgtgcatatacctgtgggtgtgtatataCCTGTAGGTGTGTACGGGTTTACAGGTATTGTTCGTTTCCAGATGGATTCCTTACATGCATGTTTTATGATTCGGGCATGTggagagaatgttttttttttcgttttttttaaaaaatcacattagCATAAAGACTGTCCTGCTGTCGGCAGACTCTCCCCAAACTGAAACTTCAGAAAAcgttttcctttcatttgtgaATTAACGGGCGCCgtgctgttttaaaatattgtagtCGGATTATGTAGAATGAgtatggatttttttgttgttgttgtcttcaAGTCcttgtgaatttattttagttttattgattgtttttttctttttttttttttcttttcctgttattttaattatttcgtTAAAATTCTTTCTGGGGACAGGTATTGAGGTTTTCTTGCGAAGGACCTGTACGTGTAATTTACGCCAAATAAAGCAACATGAAGGAAGGAACGGCTGAACTGGAAGTGACTGCTTTCCATTGAAGGGTGGGGTTCGCCCAAATTTATTGCTTTAGTTCTGCTTTTGGAAGTAGTCATGATCTGCAGTGTGAACTCGTGGTTCAGTAGGAGGTCTGTAGCCAAGTTTTCTCCAAATAGGGCTTCATGGCGAAGACCATGCACAATCATGAGCTAGATAAACCGCTCCTGACTATAATTACGTTAGGTCCAATTGAACAGTCTCACCTGCAGGGTAGATCTCATTTGACGTGGGTCCACCCTAGTGTAGAGATCAGGGCTTTACATCAAGGATAACTGGCTCAATCTGTAATTCGATCTCAGATCTCTTAATTGTGGGTTATTATGGGATATAAATGTTAAAAGCCAGAATTTAGACGGATCAGTCAACCCAAGTTTCGGTGCAGAAAGAATGAGCGACATtgtgagtgtttttttgtgatctGGATTTCGCCCTCCTCTGtcgctttgtttatttttggctcGTTTTCGGCAGACGGGGCCTTTCGAAAACTGCACCGTGTCAGTGtctcctgttcttcctcttatGGCTTGTTCAGCTCGAGGCTCGTTGTCACTTCCCCCCAGCGCTGTCCACGCTCTTGAGCTTCCCGTCATGTTGCACTAttccttcttgtttttctgcatcatcatctctctctttaACCGTTCCTGTGAAGTCACCCCTGTCTGACCCCGGCTCTGCCTCTGTTTGCATGACTCTGTTTTGACTAATTCGGGTCCCCACAACCTGGTCCTGGTCCGGGggtgttttcattgttactcagcacttgactGGTCAATGAAAGCATTTCATTACACAGTTAATTC is a window from the Anguilla rostrata isolate EN2019 chromosome 14, ASM1855537v3, whole genome shotgun sequence genome containing:
- the LOC135239346 gene encoding integral membrane protein DGCR2/IDD-like, encoding MLLKANRSSFALLLSLFALTLTDPPQTGSRLALAGLSELRCGTGQFSCHSGKVQCIPQAWQCDGWAACEDKSDERDCPPLKEERYRYGNGFDQLEEVMGVAQPMRFNKKCPNAWHHYEKTASCYKVYLRNENYWQAVDTCQKVNGSLATFVTNEELQFILKIQVDFDDNVCERKDQCKFWVGYQYVISSQNHTLEGRWEVANKGSMQVFLPPEGLTRFGEGAATPSQDSVFCAQLQRFHMGSMNERGLHSWHADNCYKKFPFLCKRRQTCVDIKDNVVSEGFYFTPKGDDPCLSCTCHAGEPEMCVAALCERPQGCQHFRKDPKQCCKFTCLDPDGSSLFDSMASGMRLIVSCISSFLILSLLLFMVHRLRQRRRERIETLIGGNLHHFNLGRRVPGFDYAPDAFGTGLTPLHLSDDGEGGAFHFQEPPPPYYKYPDIPPPPYEASINPNSALYLQLGRDVPPPPNGSQPEAEPGEPQQEVPASGPAPGEHRPSQQREDSIDSSTLLVGPDTPTDGDAAGAAATDRPGNGTLSTAV